The following proteins are co-located in the Silene latifolia isolate original U9 population chromosome 1, ASM4854445v1, whole genome shotgun sequence genome:
- the LOC141654181 gene encoding UPF0481 protein At3g47200 — MTTNHNRNHDHDHDHDHQATDVITLDVDRLDTIHKKMTTDPKILSKSVGRGTCSIFKVPKTFTEVNGKLYQPQIISIGPFHHGQPNFQMMEEHKYQYLGQLLTRTKLTLLALFDAVARYEAEIRECYSEIIQLEAQELLEMMVVDGCFILELFRKVAKVVPFEIDDPIASMSWIFPALLRDLHRFENQIPYFVLQILFDLTYEDGDHDDHDNGGNDVGFKYNLATLSLDFFNYILQRPNEVIWSYKDLKPKHLLDLLRSSFITPELVPKTRSKTSPTPSQIILPVSKLRRAGIELHPGQAQTFLAIKFNHGVIEMPTVTFDDFMTSLIANFVAFEQCHKNCSTYFTTYTTFVDSLVNTAKDVEHLCDHNIIENYFGTEAEIATFVNNLGKEVAFDIDQCYLAKLFDDVNTYYQNSWHVHWASFKYTYFNTPWSFISALAAAFLLVLTVMQAVYAILPYYEKK, encoded by the exons ATGACAACCAACCATAATCGTAACCACGACCACGACCACGACCATGACCACCAGGCGACCGATGTCATTACATTAGACGTCGATCGCCTAGACACGATCCACAAAAAGATGACAACAGATCCAAAAATCCTAAGCAAGTCAGTAGGAAGAGGAACATGCTCAATTTTCAAAGTTCCAAAAACATTCACAGAAGTAAACGGTAAACTCTACCAACCACAAATAATTTCCATAGGACCATTTCACCATGGTCAACCCAACTTCCAAATGATGGAAGAACACAAATACCAATACTTAGGTCAACTCTTGACTCGAACCAAGCTAACCCTTTTAGCCCTTTTCGACGCAGTAGCTCGATACGAGGCGGAAATAAGGGAATGTTACTCAGAGATCATTCAGTTGGAGGCACAAGAGTTGTTGGAAATgatggttgttgatggttgttttaTACTTGAACTATTTAGGAAAGTTGCTAAAGTTGTACCATTTGAAATTGATGATCCAATTGCATCAATGTCATGGATTTTTCCTGCACTTTTAAGGGATTTACATAGATTTGAAAATCAAATTCCTTATTTTGTGTTGCAAATTTTGTTTGATTTGACTTATGAAGATGGTGATCATGATGATCATGATAATGGTGGGAATGATGTGGGTTTTAAGTATAATCTTGCAACTTTGTCTTTGGATTTTTTCAATTATATTCTTCAAAGGCCTAATGAAGTCATATGGAGCTATAAG GATCTAAAGCCCAAGCATTTACTGGACCTCTTACGATCAAGCTTCATAACACCAGAATTGGTTCCAAAAACCCGATCCAAAACCAGCCCAACCCCGTCCCAAATAATCCTACCAGTCTCAAAGCTCCGACGAGCCGGGATCGAACTCCATCCGGGTCAAGCCCAAACCTTCCTAGCAATCAAATTCAATCACGGCGTTATAGAAATGCCAACGGTAACATTTGATGATTTCATGACCTCTTTAATTGCAAATTTCGTAGCATTCGAACAATGTCACAAGAATTGTTCAACTTATTTCACTACGTACACAACTTTTGTTGATTCCCTTGTTAACACGGCTAAGGACGTTGAGCACCTATGTGACCATAACATTATTGAGAATTATTTCGGGACTGAGGCGGAAATCGCGACATTTGTCAATAATTTGGGTAAGGAAGTTGCATTTGATATAGATCAATGTTACTTAGCAAAGTTATTTGATGATGTTAATACTTATTACCAAAATAGTTGGCATGTTCATTGGGCAAGTTTTAAGTATACGTATTTTAATACTCCTTGGTCGTTTATTTCTGCGTTAGCTGCGGCATTTTTGTTGGTATTGACCGTAATGCAGGCAGTGTATGCCATTTTACCGTACTATGAGAAAAAATGA